From Candidatus Binatia bacterium, one genomic window encodes:
- a CDS encoding LuxR C-terminal-related transcriptional regulator codes for MTRAPRSEEIERPRLVERVRASAAYPIALLIAPAGYGKSVVLRQYLASLDEPHVRFTLRAEHAELLGFLRGFTEALKDRAPHAATALAGAYERNTASPNRGADLARWMHAHLDTYSGIVAIDDLHVADADPEVAEFLTALIERTKERIHWILASRSIAGLPVATWLAYRDAEIPLDEQELRFTFDEAVEASSGFGLAIRDEELGELLALTEGWPAATTFALRTSTRSSELRNVSAVTREMIYHLLAEQVYNTLGEDERGLLEVAIALPVIDVAVLERAGFDRALPMVERLRERTAFIYEESPGIYQCHDLFRDFLRHQSALSGKRSQQAVHERAARALEANGDVEHAIEAYVNAGRAREVVLLLERSGFDLVERARSDVVSRAIEALDENTRHENATVLALQGALQAIAGKFARAESLLRRALARAGSDRDLVAITTLRLASLVANQGGNTIELLSAVGDDVRQPVARRAEALSLIAGQQAVAGNLATANAAISQVEPLLGALESDVVRAKVLHHIGIAFHHLKQPTRAFEVLTQSRDLASDLHAYGLASRASAVLSNLTVHEEDDVSRQMAFAELAADAAAKAGDAYALQTALLQMLSAEMRLGNAERSIEIEQRLATVRTSELARRYLALFRAARLAWEGRFAEAHRLVSPHWHNLPFNFDRAFSGSQYALFLAADEQPQASSQLVREVLAHLPTADETGLGRVRSVAMARAFCALAEIINGRGTNSARILRSIRTGEDPVIAGIVDAVDSITLRLRHYYDTGADRLREVLERLTALGHSDVARVLGAVDRSLSYVHAEGDSQGALTRSELDILRLLADGLVPKEIAERSGRSVYTIRVHIANVIAKLGCHGRAEAVKAARRKGLLPTNAG; via the coding sequence ATGACTCGGGCGCCCAGGAGTGAGGAGATCGAGCGGCCGCGCCTCGTCGAACGCGTTCGCGCGTCTGCGGCATATCCGATAGCGCTTCTGATCGCGCCCGCGGGGTATGGCAAGTCGGTCGTCCTGCGCCAGTATCTCGCCTCGCTCGACGAGCCGCACGTGCGTTTCACGTTGCGAGCCGAACACGCCGAACTCCTCGGTTTTCTGCGCGGTTTTACCGAGGCGTTGAAAGATCGCGCGCCGCATGCGGCGACCGCACTGGCCGGTGCCTACGAACGCAACACCGCGTCGCCGAACCGCGGCGCGGATCTGGCGCGCTGGATGCACGCGCACCTCGACACCTATTCGGGCATCGTCGCGATCGACGATCTGCACGTTGCCGACGCCGATCCCGAGGTCGCTGAATTTCTCACCGCGTTGATCGAGCGGACGAAGGAGCGCATCCATTGGATCCTCGCCTCCCGCTCGATTGCCGGTTTGCCGGTGGCAACCTGGCTAGCCTATCGCGATGCGGAAATCCCGCTCGACGAGCAAGAGCTGCGCTTCACGTTCGACGAGGCCGTCGAGGCGTCGAGCGGCTTCGGGCTCGCGATCCGGGACGAGGAGCTCGGCGAACTGCTGGCGTTGACCGAGGGCTGGCCGGCGGCGACGACGTTCGCGCTGCGCACCTCGACGCGATCGTCGGAGCTTCGCAACGTCTCGGCCGTCACCAGGGAGATGATCTACCATTTGCTTGCCGAGCAAGTCTACAACACCCTTGGTGAAGACGAGCGTGGCTTGCTCGAAGTCGCGATTGCGCTGCCGGTCATAGATGTGGCAGTGCTCGAACGCGCCGGGTTCGACCGCGCGCTGCCGATGGTAGAGCGACTGCGCGAGCGTACCGCGTTCATCTACGAGGAATCGCCCGGCATCTACCAATGCCACGATCTCTTTCGCGATTTCTTGCGGCACCAAAGCGCGCTCAGCGGCAAACGCTCGCAGCAGGCAGTGCACGAGCGCGCGGCCCGCGCGCTCGAAGCTAATGGCGACGTCGAGCATGCGATCGAGGCATACGTCAATGCCGGGCGCGCTCGCGAGGTCGTGCTGCTGCTCGAACGCAGCGGCTTCGACCTCGTCGAGAGGGCCCGCAGCGACGTCGTCTCTCGCGCGATCGAGGCCCTCGACGAGAACACCCGCCACGAGAACGCCACCGTACTCGCCTTGCAAGGCGCACTTCAAGCAATCGCGGGCAAATTCGCGCGGGCCGAATCACTCCTGCGCCGCGCGCTAGCTCGCGCCGGCTCGGACCGCGACCTCGTGGCGATCACGACACTTCGCCTTGCATCCCTCGTCGCAAACCAGGGCGGAAACACTATCGAGTTGCTAAGCGCAGTCGGAGACGACGTGCGACAGCCGGTCGCGCGTCGAGCGGAAGCCCTCTCATTAATTGCCGGGCAGCAGGCCGTGGCCGGCAACCTCGCGACAGCCAACGCCGCCATCTCTCAGGTCGAGCCTTTATTAGGTGCCCTTGAGTCGGATGTCGTGCGCGCTAAGGTGCTCCATCACATCGGTATAGCGTTCCACCACCTGAAGCAGCCGACGAGGGCGTTCGAGGTTCTTACCCAATCGCGTGACCTGGCCTCCGACTTGCACGCATATGGACTGGCAAGCCGCGCCAGCGCCGTGCTCTCGAATCTGACGGTACATGAAGAGGACGATGTAAGCAGGCAGATGGCGTTCGCGGAACTAGCGGCCGATGCGGCGGCTAAGGCAGGCGATGCGTACGCCCTTCAAACGGCGCTTCTTCAGATGCTCAGCGCCGAGATGCGCCTCGGCAACGCCGAAAGAAGCATTGAGATCGAGCAAAGGCTGGCGACGGTTAGAACCAGCGAGTTAGCTAGGCGCTATTTGGCCCTTTTCAGAGCCGCTCGACTCGCGTGGGAAGGTCGTTTTGCCGAGGCGCACCGGCTCGTGTCACCGCATTGGCACAACCTTCCGTTCAATTTCGATCGCGCGTTTTCGGGCAGTCAATACGCGCTGTTCCTCGCGGCCGATGAGCAGCCCCAGGCGTCTTCGCAGCTCGTAAGGGAGGTCTTAGCGCACCTGCCGACAGCGGATGAGACAGGGCTCGGCCGTGTCAGGTCGGTGGCAATGGCCAGGGCGTTTTGCGCTTTGGCTGAGATCATTAACGGCCGCGGTACGAATTCGGCGCGCATCTTGCGTAGCATAAGGACCGGAGAAGATCCGGTAATCGCCGGCATCGTGGATGCGGTAGACAGCATCACGTTGCGGTTGAGACATTATTACGATACGGGGGCCGACCGCCTAAGGGAGGTTTTAGAGCGCCTGACGGCACTTGGCCATTCGGATGTGGCGCGTGTGCTCGGAGCCGTGGATCGTTCGCTGAGCTACGTTCACGCCGAAGGCGATAGCCAAGGAGCTCTAACACGCTCCGAGCTTGACATCCTGCGCCTCCTCGCAGACGGGCTTGTCCCTAAGGAGATCGCTGAACGCAGTGGGC
- a CDS encoding TPM domain-containing protein, producing the protein MIAPLALVFTLGLAGDFKVPPTPDHYVTDNAGALSSTARASIENELQAYEHATGHQIIVWIGQTTGDVPLETWTTQTADTWKIGRRGHDDGAVLFIFMQDHKIRIDVGYGLESSLTDAASYRIIEDVIRPKMRAGDVDGAVSAGVAAMLTTISPSYAGVTPPPEEPQYGNLSSGAGIAVLALLVFGFGALIVMVIMQIVGSIRYGYLVMREGSTAARAQMRRWWWFFGSGGGGGGGFSFGDGGDFGGGFSAGGGGFGGGGASGGW; encoded by the coding sequence GTGATCGCACCGCTCGCACTCGTCTTCACGCTCGGGCTCGCCGGAGACTTCAAGGTTCCGCCGACGCCCGACCACTACGTCACCGACAATGCCGGTGCGCTCTCGAGCACGGCGCGCGCGTCGATCGAGAACGAGCTTCAAGCGTACGAACACGCCACCGGGCATCAGATTATCGTGTGGATCGGCCAGACGACCGGCGACGTTCCCTTGGAGACCTGGACGACGCAGACCGCCGATACGTGGAAGATCGGCAGGCGCGGACACGACGACGGCGCCGTGCTTTTCATCTTCATGCAGGACCACAAGATTCGCATCGACGTCGGATACGGACTCGAAAGCTCGCTGACCGATGCGGCATCGTATCGCATCATCGAAGACGTGATCCGCCCGAAGATGCGGGCAGGCGACGTGGATGGAGCCGTCTCAGCCGGCGTTGCGGCGATGCTGACGACGATCTCTCCGTCGTATGCAGGCGTCACGCCGCCGCCAGAGGAGCCGCAGTACGGCAACCTCAGCAGCGGCGCCGGCATTGCGGTCCTCGCGCTGCTCGTCTTTGGCTTCGGCGCGCTGATCGTAATGGTGATCATGCAGATCGTCGGGAGCATTCGCTACGGTTATCTCGTGATGCGCGAGGGTTCGACCGCCGCACGGGCGCAGATGCGCCGCTGGTGGTGGTTCTTCGGGAGTGGAGGCGGCGGAGGTGGCGGGTTCTCGTTCGGTGACGGCGGAGACTTCGGCGGGGGCTTCTCGGCCGGCGGCGGCGGGTTCGGGGGTGGCGGCGCGTCCGGCGGCTGGTGA